In one Cercospora beticola chromosome 1, complete sequence genomic region, the following are encoded:
- a CDS encoding uncharacterized protein (BUSCO:EOG09260A27), producing MSSFRHFKRRRMSALSGAGDVDDLAADGASSGTRHRARAHSITSAYGNSLPSRSHIHNVNHSSQLQDVQYSSSGVREQTAELSSSFLGDSEMAKHFQQLEPNKQQLSSVNDPIEEQSEPVTPDEPSEHRGSDFPGLSSSGNDALLIYNENGTRPSQGTGLRRSSTRQSQAIEDQDDADTSARVPLLPRERISSYRKQRYGTTPDAEGQPVAREGVRGFWNRWVPRTPSVNAAKHSVKTVANPKSWDARKMYQAAIVQPISTLPSVFLGLLLNLLDALSYGIILFPLGEEVFSQMGADGVSMFYVSCIVSQLVYSTGSIFRGGVGSEMIEVVPFFHKMTYMIMARMGTENPDALRATVITSYAMSSILTGIVFFGLGTARLGNLVSFFPHSILVGCIGGVGIFLFLTGLEVSVRLDGNLEPTKEVFDKLIAPMSIAQWLPPLVLAILLLVIKRYYDKPFLVPAYYIAIAAIFYIVTIAVPSLNMEKLREAGWVFEGPAADTTFYNFYSYYQFSIVDWKAVIMTIPSQLALCFFGILHVPINIPNLAMKMQEDNVSLNRELIMHGVSNTLSGCVGSIQNYLVYVNSVLFMDTGGDSRLAGYMLAAATTVLWMIGPVVIGYVPVIVVGTLIYYLGIDLAKEALWDTRGRLANLEYLTIFVIAVVMGIYDFVVGVAIGIGLACLVYVVQTSRKSVIRAEFSGEIAESTVRRHARQRAYLHRVGPQIRVVKIAGYLFFGSIVDVEKRVRATIDAETFAQAPIRYLVLDFSHVTGIDFSAAEAFGRMHRILRRRDVELVVAGVNLTDDVGRNLQRDGLFEESDETPPPKVFENLNGALEACENALLITLTEKQSQSLRTGGDSPPMAIPEQHKPSPISQLDSIVGSPRAFARHAAAAQTITEVNQPEQNRWQSLKQPLPLILQAFQDLTTKTEDFWFRAVPYFARRELTKGQLLYRKGDKPDGFYLLQSGLLRADYSLEQGNYYESIVAGTTCGELPFFSETERTCSVYAETDCIAWLLTPEKWEELQKKDSEVAQELLKVGMKLSAERMNAITSYVLITAS from the exons ATGTCCTCCTTCCGGCACTTCAAGCGGCGGAGGATGTCTGCACTATCAGGCGCCGGAGACGTGGACGACCTTGCAGCTGACGGCGCCTCCTCCGGTACCAGGCATCGCGCAAGAGCACACTCTATCACTTCTGCCTATGGCAACAGCCTTCCCAGCAGATCTCACATTCATAATGTAAATCACAGCAGCCAATTACAAG ATGTCCAATACTCCTCCTCTGGCGTTCGCGAGCAGACGGCAGAATTGTCGTCGTCCTTCTTGGGCGACTCTGAAATGGCAAAGCACTTCCAACAGCTGGAACCCAacaagcagcagctctccTCCGTGAATGACCCCATCGAAGAACAGAGCGAGCCAGTGACGCCGGACGAGCCAAGTGAGCACCGGGGATCTGACTTTCCAGGCTTGTCGTCCTCTGGTAACGATGCGTTGTTGATATACAATGAGAACGGAACGAGGCCTTCTCAAGGCACGGGACTTCGCCGATCATCCACCCGTCAATCACAAGCCATTGAGGATCAAGACGATGCCGACACATCAGCGAGAGTGCCTCTATTGCCCCGCGAAAGGATTTCCTCGTACCGGAAGCAGAGATATGGCACCACGCCGGATGCTGAGGGTCAGCCAGTCGCCAGAGAAGGCGTCCGAGGGTTCTGGAACAGATGGGTCCCACGTACTCCATCTGTCAATGCTGCCAAGCACAGCGTGAAGACCGTCGCAAACCCCAAGAGCTGGGATGCTCGCAAGATGTACCAGGCAGCGATTGTGCAGCCCATAAGCACTTTGCCTTCGGTTTTCCTGGGGCTGTTGCTTAATTTATTGGATGCTCTTTCCTACGGAATCATCTTGTTCCCACTCGGCGAGGAAGTGTTCTCACAAATGGGCGCCGACGGAGTGTCCATGTTCTATGTCAGCTGCATTGTTTCGCAGCTGGTGTACTCTACAGGCAGCATCTTTCGAGGAGGTGTCGGTTCTGAGATGATTGAGGTCGTTCCATTCTTCCACAAGATGACATATATGATTATGGCCCGAATGGGAACCGAAAATCCGGATGCCTTGAGAGCTACAGTCATCACCTCATACGCCATGAGCTCTATCTTGACAggaatcgtcttcttcggtcTTGGAACCGCGCGACTGGGCAACCTCGTCTCATTCTTCCCGCACTCCATCTTGGTCGGTTGCATAGGTGGCGTGGgcatcttccttttcttaACAGGCTTGGAAGTGTCTGTTCGACTAGACGGCAACTTAGAACCTACAAAAGAGGTGTTCGACAAGCTGATTGCCCCAATGAGTATTGCTCAATGGCTGCCACCTTTGGTGCTTGCGATACTCCTTCTCGTCATCAAGCGGTACTACGACAAGCCATTCTTGGTACCGGCATACTATATCGCCATTGCCGCCATCTTCTACATCGTGACTATCGCCGTACCGTCGCTCAACATGGAGAAGTTGCGCGAAGCTGGATGGGTGTTTGAAGGCCCAGCTGCTGACACGACCTTCTACAACTTTTACAGCTATTACCAGTTCAGCATCGTGGATTGGAAGGCTGTCATCATGACAATTCCTTCTCAGCTGGCCTTGTGCTTCTTTGGCATCCTACATGTGCCGATCAACATCCCGAATCTGGCCATGAAAATGCAGGAAGACAACGTGAGCCTCAATCGGGAGCTGATCATGCACGGAGTCTCCAACACGCTGTCAGGATGCGTTGGCAGTATCCAGAACTACTTGGTCTATGTGAACAGCGTACTGTTCATGGATACTGGTGGCGACTCTCGACTCGCTGGCTATATGCTTGCCGCAGCAACGACCGTTCTTTGGATGATCGGACCTGTTGTCATTGGTTACGTACCAGTGATTGTCGTGGGGACACTTATCTACTACCTAGGAATAGACTTGGCGAAAGAAGCACTCTGGGACACGCGTGGAAGATTGGCCAACCTGGAATACTTGACGATCTTCGTTATCGCCGTTGTCATGGGTATCTATGACTTCGTCGTGGGCGTTGCCATCGGCATCGGCTTGGCATGCCTGGTCTATGTCGTGCAGACGTCAAGAAAGTCTGTAATCCGAGCAGAGTTCTCCGGCGAGATTGCCGAGTCAACGGTGCGCCGTCATGCCAGGCAACGGGCATACCTTCATCGCGTCGGACCTCAGATTCGGGTTGTCAAGATTGCAGGCTACCTGTTCTTCGGCAGTATCGTGGACGTGGAGAAACGAGTCCGTGCAACTATAGACGCGGAGACTTTTGCTCAGGCGCCCATTCGATACCTGGTATTGGACTTCTCCCACGTTACCGGCATTGacttctcagcagcagaggccTTTGGACGCATGCACCGCATTCTTAGGCGAAGGGATGTAGAATTAGTCGTTGCTGGGGTCAACCTCACCGACGATGTTGGACGCAATCTGCAAAGAGATGGCCTGTTTGAGGAGAGCGACGAGACCCCGCCACCGAAAGTGTTTGAGAACCTGAATGGTGCTCTGGAGGCGTGCGAAAATGCCCTTCTCATCACACTGACGGAGAAGCAGTCGCAGAGCTTGAGAACAGGCGGAGACTCTCCTCCGATGGCAATTCCCGAACAGCACAAGCCATCGCCAATTTCTCAATTAGACAGCATTGTGGGCTCACCGCGTGCATTTGCTCGACATGCGGCCGCCGCGCAGACCATCACAGAGGTGAACCAACCCGAGCAAAACAGGTGGCAGAGTCTCAAACAGCCTTTGCCGCTGATCTTGCAAGCCTTCCAGGACTTGACAACCAAGACCGAGGACTTCTGGTTCCGAGCAGTTCCATACTTCGCGAGGAGAGAATTGACGAAAGGGCAGCTCCTATACAGGAAAGGCGATAAACCGGATGGCTTCTACCTCCTCCAATCTGGACTGCTTCGTGCGGACTACTCGCTCGAGCAAGGCAATTACTACGAATCGATTGTGGCAGGCACGACGTGCGGAGAACTGCCATTTTTCAGCGAGACCGAAAGAACATGCAGCGTCTACGCCGAAACGGATTGCATTGCGTGGCTGTTGACCCCCGAGAAGTgggaagagctgcagaaaAAGGATAGTGAGGTGGCGCAGGAATTGTTGAAGGTTGGTATGAAGCTCAGTGCGGAGCGGATGAATGCTATTACTAGTTATGTGTTGATTACGGCGAGTTGA